A portion of the Limosilactobacillus reuteri genome contains these proteins:
- the cydC gene encoding thiol reductant ABC exporter subunit CydC has protein sequence MNKIPLLKAMKHDRWVKPFLKRYKWTLVLAITLGIVTFICASGLMFTAGYLISKSATMPFNILLVYVPIVLTRAFGIFRPVTNYFERLVSHNWVLKMTSAFRKKLYDSLEQDAVFFNSKYRIGDILGLLSEDVAHIQNLYLRTIFPMLVAFGLYAIIVIGMGIISPLMGLLMLVLFGLIIIAVPVWSVLVNGARQQLEKQYTNTLYADLTDNIMGITDWVFAGRSADYLQHYDQSEKNVLASQKAMKRFEHWRDFILQVMILLVVVSLIIWGAARFGGHWGGSANWIAAFVLCVFPLDEVLSSLPAAAQETNVYTDSLKRLNELPQPPVPSKANIEITAPYHLKITDVYYRYPKTEKMILRGINLDVNPGEKLAILGRSGAGKSTLASLIRGDRKPTSGTVTLNNVPTDEFGDEISNYIGIVHQSPYLFHTTIVNNIRLGNEDATEDQVWDVLERVGLAAMIRRLPKGLHTMVDEAGLRFSGGERHRLSLARILLKDAPIILLDEPTVGLDPVTEEKVIETFMEQLQGKTLIWITHHLQGIEMMDQVVFIEDGKISMQGSPAELQKTNEHYRALKMADEGI, from the coding sequence ATGAATAAGATTCCTTTACTTAAAGCAATGAAACATGATCGGTGGGTGAAACCCTTCCTGAAGCGTTACAAGTGGACCTTGGTATTAGCAATTACCCTTGGGATTGTTACCTTTATTTGTGCTAGTGGATTGATGTTCACCGCGGGCTATTTAATCAGTAAGTCCGCGACGATGCCGTTTAATATCTTGTTAGTATATGTTCCCATCGTTCTTACTCGTGCCTTTGGAATTTTTAGGCCGGTGACCAATTATTTTGAACGATTAGTTAGTCATAATTGGGTTCTTAAAATGACTTCTGCATTTCGGAAAAAGCTTTATGATTCGTTAGAGCAGGATGCCGTTTTCTTTAATAGTAAGTATCGAATTGGAGACATTCTTGGGTTACTTTCAGAAGACGTTGCCCACATTCAAAATTTGTATTTACGAACGATTTTTCCGATGCTAGTTGCATTTGGACTTTATGCCATTATCGTTATTGGAATGGGGATAATTTCTCCACTAATGGGGCTTTTAATGTTAGTTCTATTTGGGTTAATCATCATTGCTGTTCCCGTGTGGTCAGTGCTTGTTAATGGTGCGCGCCAGCAACTAGAAAAGCAATATACCAATACCTTGTATGCTGATCTCACTGATAATATCATGGGGATTACAGACTGGGTATTTGCGGGGCGAAGTGCGGATTACCTGCAGCACTATGATCAAAGCGAGAAAAACGTATTAGCATCTCAAAAAGCGATGAAACGTTTTGAGCATTGGCGTGATTTTATTCTTCAGGTAATGATTTTATTGGTGGTTGTTAGCCTTATTATATGGGGAGCAGCACGTTTCGGCGGTCATTGGGGAGGTAGTGCAAATTGGATTGCGGCCTTTGTTCTTTGTGTCTTTCCACTTGATGAAGTATTGTCTAGCTTGCCAGCAGCTGCTCAAGAAACTAATGTATATACGGATTCATTAAAGCGATTGAATGAATTACCACAACCACCTGTTCCTTCTAAGGCTAATATTGAGATTACCGCTCCTTATCATCTTAAAATTACAGATGTTTATTATCGCTATCCTAAAACAGAGAAGATGATCTTGCGGGGGATTAATCTTGATGTTAATCCAGGCGAAAAACTTGCCATTCTTGGTCGCAGTGGGGCTGGAAAGAGTACGTTAGCTAGTTTAATTCGTGGAGACCGGAAGCCTACTTCGGGCACTGTTACTCTTAATAATGTGCCAACGGATGAATTTGGTGATGAGATTTCGAATTATATTGGGATTGTTCACCAATCACCATATTTGTTTCATACCACAATCGTAAATAATATTCGTTTGGGAAATGAAGATGCGACAGAGGATCAAGTATGGGATGTTCTTGAACGTGTTGGGTTGGCCGCTATGATTAGACGACTGCCAAAAGGGCTTCATACGATGGTTGATGAGGCAGGGTTACGGTTTTCTGGCGGAGAGCGTCACCGGTTGTCTCTTGCCCGGATTTTGCTCAAAGATGCGCCCATTATCCTTTTAGATGAACCAACTGTAGGCTTAGACCCGGTAACAGAAGAAAAGGTAATTGAGACTTTTATGGAGCAGCTACAAGGAAAAACTTTGATTTGGATTACTCACCATTTACAAGGCATAGAAATGATGGATCAAGTTGTTTTTATCGAGGATGGTAAAATTTCAATGCAAGGCAGCCCGGCAGAATTACAAAAAACAAATGAACATTACCGGGCGTTAAAAATGGCAGATGAGGGTATCTAG
- a CDS encoding NAD(P)/FAD-dependent oxidoreductase, translating to MKEVVVLGAGYAGLKTVVLLQKKLKTNVHITLVDRNDYHCEATDLHEAAAGTQSASGITYPISDVINPQITTFIQDEVVKIDPDKKTVKLAGHEELLHYDYCVLGLGFVSETFGISGAEENALPMTNVKEALAIYDHIIAKMKDYRTTHNPDDLQIVICGGGFTGIELAGALVDARASYAKIAGVSPDEIKITLIEASTRLLPMFSEKLAEYGVNLVKSLNVQLLDGSRISKIEPGKVIYKHGDDDEESLNAGTIIWTTGVSGNPLMEECGFDAKRGRVIVTDHLTDPKHDDIYIIGDVAAVMPPDGKRPYPTTAQIALAMADYTAEDIVSRIKTGKHEAKPFTYKSLGTVASVGNTRAFGEAMGHELRGYPASAMKKIIADRSLLETGGLKELFAKGRFDLYH from the coding sequence ATGAAAGAAGTTGTTGTACTTGGAGCTGGTTATGCTGGCTTAAAGACAGTTGTTTTACTGCAAAAAAAGCTAAAAACTAATGTTCATATTACATTAGTTGATCGTAATGATTATCATTGCGAAGCTACTGATTTACACGAAGCTGCTGCGGGAACGCAAAGTGCTTCAGGGATCACTTATCCAATTAGTGATGTTATTAATCCGCAAATTACTACCTTTATTCAAGATGAAGTTGTAAAGATCGATCCTGATAAAAAGACGGTTAAGCTTGCTGGTCATGAAGAACTACTGCACTATGATTATTGTGTATTAGGGCTCGGTTTTGTTTCAGAAACCTTTGGAATCTCTGGTGCTGAAGAAAATGCATTACCAATGACTAATGTTAAAGAAGCCTTAGCAATTTATGACCATATCATTGCTAAAATGAAAGATTATCGTACCACTCACAATCCTGATGATCTTCAAATTGTTATTTGTGGTGGTGGATTTACTGGAATTGAATTGGCTGGGGCGCTTGTTGACGCTCGAGCAAGTTATGCCAAAATCGCTGGGGTTTCACCAGATGAAATTAAAATTACGCTGATTGAAGCTTCAACAAGATTACTTCCAATGTTTAGTGAAAAACTTGCTGAATATGGGGTAAACCTTGTTAAGAGCCTTAACGTGCAACTACTTGATGGTTCACGGATTAGCAAGATTGAACCTGGGAAGGTCATCTACAAGCATGGAGATGATGATGAAGAGTCCCTTAATGCTGGTACAATCATCTGGACAACTGGAGTAAGTGGTAATCCATTAATGGAAGAATGTGGCTTTGATGCTAAGCGTGGCCGGGTAATCGTTACTGACCACTTAACAGACCCTAAGCATGATGATATTTACATCATTGGGGATGTTGCTGCCGTAATGCCACCGGATGGTAAACGCCCATACCCAACTACTGCACAAATTGCCCTGGCAATGGCTGATTACACGGCTGAAGACATTGTTAGCCGTATTAAGACTGGCAAGCATGAAGCTAAGCCATTTACTTACAAGTCATTAGGAACAGTTGCTTCCGTTGGTAATACGCGAGCATTTGGTGAAGCAATGGGTCACGAATTACGTGGATATCCTGCTTCAGCAATGAAGAAAATTATTGCTGACCGTTCCTTGCTAGAAACAGGTGGTTTGAAAGAACTATTTGCTAAAGGCCGCTTTGACTTATATCACTAG
- a CDS encoding folylpolyglutamate synthase/dihydrofolate synthase family protein gives MIKTYDEALSFIHGRTQFKKIPTLTRMKRFLAELGNPQEGLKYIHVTGTNGKGSTVAMMRSALLESGLTVGSFTSPFITRFNERIEYNGISISDDDLLRLVQKIAPVVKKLDDTLETGGPTEFEIDTALMFCYMAEKKPDVVLLEVGIGGLYDSTNVITPVVSVITTVGWDHMKYLGDTLAKIAAQKAGIIKKGVPVVLGDIPTEAREIILADANEKNSPVFELGKDFTVHKLNGHQFHAKIRYQGKNLKKIETILGLPGDYQIENAAVALMAVEIFMEKHGLPIDRRALIAGLENATWPGRLEEINTTPLVLLDGAHNLPGVQALVHTIKNDFADREVYLLVAILADKQYELMLGELASLGNVHLTVTHFAGPGPKRPSADLAKAIADIPTKYLIQTINDWRLGIGQVARQMSADDVMIITGSLYFVSDVRKFFLNRRL, from the coding sequence ATGATTAAAACTTATGATGAAGCATTATCTTTTATTCATGGACGAACACAATTCAAGAAAATTCCAACACTCACACGGATGAAACGATTTTTGGCAGAATTAGGAAACCCGCAAGAAGGGCTTAAATACATTCACGTTACAGGAACTAATGGTAAGGGATCAACTGTTGCAATGATGCGGTCTGCTTTACTAGAAAGCGGACTCACCGTTGGAAGTTTTACATCGCCTTTTATTACGCGGTTTAATGAACGGATTGAGTACAATGGAATCTCAATTAGCGATGATGACCTTTTAAGATTAGTTCAAAAAATCGCCCCAGTTGTCAAAAAACTTGATGATACCTTGGAAACAGGCGGACCAACTGAATTTGAAATTGATACAGCATTAATGTTTTGCTACATGGCTGAAAAGAAGCCTGATGTTGTATTGCTTGAAGTAGGAATTGGGGGACTATATGATTCTACCAATGTAATTACGCCAGTTGTTAGCGTGATCACGACAGTTGGCTGGGATCATATGAAGTATTTAGGCGATACTTTAGCTAAGATTGCGGCCCAAAAAGCAGGAATAATCAAAAAAGGCGTCCCAGTTGTTTTAGGTGACATTCCAACTGAAGCACGCGAAATTATTCTCGCAGATGCAAATGAGAAAAATTCCCCGGTTTTTGAATTAGGAAAAGACTTCACTGTTCACAAGCTTAATGGTCATCAGTTCCACGCGAAAATTCGGTATCAAGGAAAAAATCTGAAAAAAATAGAAACAATTCTTGGCTTGCCAGGTGACTATCAGATAGAAAACGCAGCAGTTGCTTTGATGGCTGTTGAGATTTTTATGGAGAAGCATGGACTGCCAATTGATCGTCGTGCTTTGATAGCGGGATTAGAAAATGCTACTTGGCCGGGTCGATTAGAAGAAATAAATACTACTCCCCTGGTCTTATTAGATGGCGCTCATAATCTTCCTGGTGTCCAGGCCCTAGTCCATACTATTAAGAATGATTTTGCCGATCGGGAAGTTTACCTTTTGGTGGCGATTCTGGCTGATAAGCAATATGAATTAATGCTTGGTGAATTAGCAAGTTTGGGGAATGTTCACCTAACCGTTACTCACTTTGCTGGTCCCGGTCCTAAAAGGCCAAGTGCAGACTTAGCAAAAGCTATTGCTGATATTCCAACTAAATACCTCATCCAGACTATTAACGACTGGCGATTAGGGATCGGGCAGGTGGCACGTCAAATGAGTGCGGATGATGTAATGATTATTACTGGTTCTCTTTATTTTGTTTCAGATGTTCGTAAATTCTTTTTAAATCGTCGTTTGTAA
- a CDS encoding IS30 family transposase — MTYKHLTTRELTLIADFWYQGTKAYRAAKLLQRSQETIYRVYRFLNDGKTIDQYLQTYQRHKRRCGRKQTQLPTIEVNYIHAQIKAGWTPDTIIGRHEHPISCSMRTLYRMFARNQYGFSVKQLPMKGKRHPNGYVEHRGKAGQLGRSIYQRYRDFPHYQHEFGHLEADTVQGKAHRGAVMTLVERQSKVMIVLNIHHKTDEAVNCQLDQWLAKLPRHFVKSITFDNGKEFAGWREIANKYDLHTYFAEVGAPNQRGLNENNNGLLRRDGLSKKLDFRDLPDELVTQLMHRRNNIPRKSLNYRTPLEVFLSHVTEEQLSPFF; from the coding sequence ATGACCTATAAACATCTTACCACACGTGAATTAACTCTCATAGCTGATTTTTGGTATCAAGGTACTAAAGCTTATCGGGCTGCTAAATTACTTCAGCGTAGTCAAGAAACCATCTATCGTGTTTATCGTTTCCTCAACGACGGTAAAACCATCGACCAATATCTTCAGACTTATCAGCGACATAAGCGTCGTTGTGGTCGGAAGCAGACCCAACTGCCAACTATCGAAGTTAACTATATCCATGCGCAAATCAAGGCAGGTTGGACTCCTGATACTATTATTGGTCGTCATGAACACCCAATTAGCTGCAGTATGCGCACCCTTTATCGCATGTTTGCCCGCAATCAGTATGGCTTTTCCGTTAAACAGCTACCGATGAAAGGAAAACGCCATCCCAATGGCTATGTGGAACATCGTGGTAAAGCTGGCCAATTAGGACGCAGTATCTATCAACGATATCGTGATTTTCCGCATTACCAACATGAATTTGGGCACCTTGAAGCTGATACAGTTCAAGGTAAAGCTCACCGCGGAGCGGTAATGACGCTAGTAGAGCGACAATCCAAAGTAATGATTGTCCTTAATATTCATCATAAAACAGACGAAGCAGTGAATTGCCAGCTTGATCAATGGCTCGCTAAACTGCCACGTCACTTTGTTAAATCAATTACTTTTGATAACGGGAAAGAATTTGCTGGATGGCGAGAAATAGCCAATAAGTATGATCTTCACACCTATTTTGCGGAAGTCGGTGCTCCCAATCAACGAGGGTTAAACGAAAATAATAACGGCCTCTTGCGTCGTGATGGTCTTAGTAAAAAGCTAGATTTTCGCGATTTACCAGACGAACTAGTCACTCAGCTAATGCATCGTCGCAACAATATCCCACGAAAATCTCTTAATTATCGTACACCATTAGAAGTATTCTTGAGTCATGTCACAGAAGAACAACTTTCACCTTTTTTCTAA
- a CDS encoding IS30 family transposase, with protein MTHLNDTMSTSLLTTHKKNAHLTKEERVMIATLKSQGLSNRAIGRQLGVNHQTINNELNRGTVRQLRRQKSNGKIYEYSYYIYSYEAGQATYLEHHRHSGRRRLYYSSKQFLRLADQLMLGEFDDHHYSPQAVIYKARDLMNDGTLIPKSVVTLYQWINEGVLRTSNLDLFEKPKRKHHRTHPQAKRCLGPNIAQRPQTADQRSEIGHWELDTVQGQKNGNDSVVLVMTDRLSRVNITSKIAGKTAHAVNQFFINLRQKMGTDAYYRIFKTITSDNGSEFSELTQVHDHVFYADPYSPWERGSNEINNRFLRKEITKGEAINNYSSAQIIATNDWMNHYPRAMFNGHSSMDIYRKAFYQEISQLHQPIINWSVLFI; from the coding sequence ATGACGCACTTAAATGATACCATGTCTACTAGTTTATTGACTACTCATAAAAAGAATGCTCATCTTACTAAAGAAGAACGTGTGATGATTGCGACTTTAAAGTCGCAAGGACTTTCCAATCGCGCAATTGGTCGCCAATTAGGAGTTAATCATCAAACAATTAATAACGAGCTCAACCGTGGTACGGTCCGCCAACTTCGTCGTCAAAAATCTAATGGTAAGATTTACGAATATTCTTACTACATCTATAGTTATGAAGCTGGTCAGGCCACATATCTTGAACATCACCGCCATTCTGGTCGTCGTCGCTTATATTATTCTTCAAAGCAATTTTTACGATTAGCTGATCAGCTAATGCTTGGTGAGTTTGACGACCACCATTACTCCCCACAAGCGGTTATTTATAAGGCTCGAGATTTAATGAATGATGGCACCCTGATCCCAAAGTCGGTTGTAACTTTATATCAATGGATTAATGAGGGTGTGCTTCGTACGTCCAATTTAGACCTCTTTGAAAAACCTAAACGTAAGCATCATCGAACTCATCCGCAAGCTAAAAGGTGCTTAGGGCCTAATATTGCTCAACGACCTCAAACTGCGGACCAACGGTCCGAAATTGGCCATTGGGAACTAGATACAGTTCAGGGACAGAAAAACGGTAATGACAGTGTTGTACTAGTAATGACTGATCGCCTTTCACGAGTTAATATCACGAGTAAAATTGCTGGTAAAACTGCGCATGCAGTAAATCAGTTCTTTATAAATTTACGCCAGAAAATGGGCACAGATGCTTACTATCGCATCTTTAAGACAATAACCTCTGACAACGGTTCAGAATTTAGTGAGTTAACACAAGTTCACGATCATGTTTTCTATGCTGATCCGTATTCCCCTTGGGAACGTGGATCCAATGAGATCAATAACCGGTTTCTCCGCAAGGAGATTACCAAAGGTGAAGCTATAAATAACTATAGTAGTGCTCAGATCATAGCGACTAATGATTGGATGAATCACTATCCACGAGCTATGTTTAATGGACATTCGTCAATGGATATCTATCGTAAGGCCTTCTACCAAGAGATATCACAGCTCCATCAACCAATAATCAATTGGTCAGTATTATTTATTTGA